A single Taeniopygia guttata chromosome 30, bTaeGut7.mat, whole genome shotgun sequence DNA region contains:
- the LOC140680984 gene encoding olfactory receptor 14A16-like produces MSNSSSISHFLLLALADTRQLQLLHFCLFLGISLAALLGNGLIISAVACGHHLHTPMFFFLLNLALSDLGSICTTVPKAMHNSLWGTRNISYKGCAAQVFLLIFFLGSEYFLLTIMCYDRYVSICKPLHYGTLLGSRACAHMAATAWASGFLYSLLHTANTFSLPLCHGNALGQFFCEIPQILKLSCSISYLRELGLIAVSACLVFGCFVFMVFSYVQIFRAVLRIPSEQGRHKAFSTCLPHLAVVSLFVSSLMFAYLKPLSMSSPSLDLSVSVLYSVVPPALNPLIYSLRNQELKAAVWTLMTGCLPEQTRLVCSADMVLW; encoded by the exons atgtccaacagcagctccatcagccacttcctcctgctggcactggcagacacgcggcagctgcagctcctgcacttctgcctcttcctgggcatctccctggctgccctcctgggcaacggcctcatcatcagcgccgtagcctgcggccaccacctgcacacacccatgttcttcttcctgctcaacctggccctcagcgacctgggctccatctgcaccactgtccccaaagccatgcacaattccctctggggcaccaggaacatctcctacaaaggatgtgctgctcaggtttttctgcttatcttctttcttggatcagagtatttcctcctgaccatcatgtgctacgaccgctacgtgtccatctgcaaacccctgcactacgggaccctcctgggcagcagagcttgtgcccacatggcagcaacTGCCTGGGCCAGTGGCTTTCTCTATTCACTGCTGCACAcggccaatacattttccctgcccctgtgccatggcaatgccctgggccagttcttctgtgaaatcccccagatcctcaagctctcctgctctaTATCTTATCTCAGGGAACTGGGGCTCATTGCTGTTAGTGCCTGTTTGgtatttggttgttttgtgttcatggttttctcctatgtgcagatcttcagggctgtgctgaggatcccctctgagcagggacggcacaaagccttttccacctgcctccctcacctggccgtggtctctctgtttgTCAGCAGTCTCATGTTTGCCTACCTGAAGCCCCTctccatgtcctccccatccctggatctgtcagtgtcagttctgtactcggtggtgcctccagccctgaaccccctcatctacagcctgaggaaccaggagctcaaggctgcagtgtggacactgatgactggatgctt gcctgaacaaacgagactagtttgttcagcagacatggtcctatggtaa